A window of the Aspergillus flavus chromosome 6, complete sequence genome harbors these coding sequences:
- a CDS encoding aminotransferase GliI, which produces MASAGAGLSKRGASNVDAIMPGIRAALLERTRPTVPRIDLSTAENWLLRNEVIELTKDAIRDGLKPHHLSYPNEFAGDADLIKALAAFVNEYFHPHIPVEPDHIATAPGAATCLNTFLYNLCEPGEGILVPAPFWNGFDWLFTARSSAVPVMVHVERSADTLTAKLIPALEKAYEESEIPIRGLLLTNPQNPYGQCYPRSVMEDCIRFCHSKGIHYISDEVYALSNFENPELPDAPPFVSALQIDVKGIGCDLSRVHTFWSTSKDFGSSGFRVGCSITQANEAMHVALALASNTESSSLSAVASTALLTSPRLPELLQLNAQRLQEAYCLMTNFLKKHQIEYIPANSAPFLFARVAPQAQTWEDEKAVIAQLKEAGVNVSGGKAYHVNEDQKGWARLTFALEPSRAEEAIKRMETVLGKQMSSTAFTSSLSNWDLYPTNGTITPHLLLVGAQILFLSGPHFHGRRTLATTTILSLAAIAQYNRFTNNPGVANLFALAWPHWLSAVEKIVFASPGGPEADLWRVDHVPREAMSWPVFGWRKVKWAVTLLLNLRGIRWSFQVKNVPKMPERMTRGQFLRWRLGELVWVLLMTDLVSQMMLRFFFTDAAGAVGNLDSKYITIRDARWGWSLLKALTFGLGPYFFINMQYLVVSILAVAMGISRPEDWPPLFGKLKEATTVRNFWGTFWHQMLRKSLSTITGAFVDVVGIRRGTNASSYTQLWLAFTISGMMHALSQLLMPRPGNVTTSEIAVGIFLFFPWQALVITTEDFVIWLWKQWYGSYQPRWAPVVGYLWVIVTFWIALPWPGDSLCHLKMGEVPPLPFTVVAPLVQMIPVP; this is translated from the exons ATGGCTTCTGCTGGCGCTGGACTGTCGAAGCGTGGTGCGTCGAATGTTGATGCGATCATGCCTGGTATCCGCGCTGCCTTGCTGGAGCGCACTCGACCAACTGTACCGCGCATTGATCTATCGACTGCCGAGAACTGGTTGTTGCGAAATGAGGTCATTGAGTTGACCAAAGATGCCATACGAGATGGGCTGAAGCCTCAT CACCTGTCATACCCGAATGAGTTCGCTGGAGATGCCGACTTGATTAAGGCTCTGGCAGCATTCGTCAATGAATACTTCCATCCCCATATCCCGGTAGAGCCAGACCATATCGCAACAGCGCCTGGTGCGGCGACATGCTTGAATACTTTCCTGTACAATCTCTGTGAGCCTGGGGAAGGCATTCTCGTCCCTGCGCCCTTCTGGA ATGGCTTTGACTGGCTCTTCACGGCCCGATCATCAGCCGTGCCGGTGATGGTTCATGTCGAAAGAAGTGCAGATACTCTGACGGCGAAGTTGATTCCAGCACTGGAAAAGGCTTACGAAGAGTCTGAAATTCCGATCCGGGGTCTTCTACTCACAAATCCACAGAATCCGTACGGGCAATGCTATCCCCGGTCCGTCATGGAGGATTGTATTCGCTTCTGTCACTCCAAAGGCATTCATTACATCTCCGACGAGGTGTACGCGCTATCCAATTTTGAGAATCCCGAGCTTCCAGATGCACCACCATTCGTCTCTGCGTTACAAATTGATGTCAAAGGAATTGGTTGTGATCTTTCTCGAGTGCATACATTCTGGAGCACCAGCAAGGACTTTGGCTCCAGTGGCTTCCGTGTG GGATGTAGCATCACACAGGCCAACGAGGCAATGCACGTCGCACTAGCTCTCGCGTCCAACACTGAATCATCCAGTCTCAGTGCGGTCGCATCGACAGCCCTCCTCACATCTCCTCGACTCCCAGAGCTTCTCCAATTGAATGCACAAAGACTGCAGGAAGCATATTGTCTTATGACCAACTTCCTGAAAAAGCATCAGATTGAATATATCCCCGCAAATTCTGCCCCCTTCCTCTTTGCCCGTGTGGCCCCACAGGCTCAGACCTGGGAGGACGAGAAAGCCGTAATCGCCCAACTGAAGGAAGCCGGTGTTAATGTCAGTGGAGGCAAGGCGTATCACGTAAATGAAGATCAGAAAGGTTGGGCGCGGTTAACATTTGCGCTGGAACCATCCCGGGCAGAGGAAGCAATCAAGCGCATGGAAACGGTTCTAGGGAAGCA GATGTCGAGCACGGCATTCACATCGTCCCTCAGTAACTGGGACTTATATCCCACCAATGGCACCATTACTCCCCATCTTCTGCTTGTCGGGGCCCAAATCCTATTCCTCAGTGGCCCACATTTTCACGGTCGACGGACTCTTGCTACGACAACGATCCTGAGTCTAGCAGCCATTGCGCAATACAACCGATTCACCAATAACCCTGGAGTCGCCAATCTGTTCGCACTGGCCTGGCCGCATTGGCTCTCCGCCGTGGAGAAGATTGTCTTTGCCTCCCCCGGGGGACCTGAAGCAGATTTATGGAGAGTAGACCATGTTCCTCGCGAGGCGATGTCCTGGCCCGTGTTCGGATGGCGAAAGGTCAAATGGGCCGTGACTCTCTTGTTGAACCTGCGAGGCATCCGCTGGAGCTTCCAAGTCAAAAACGTCCCGAAAATGCCAGAGCGCATGACGCGTGGTCAGTTCCTGCGGTGGCGACTAGGCGAGTTGGTATGGGTCTTGCTGATGACGGATCTGGTCTCCCAAATGATGcttcgtttcttcttcacgGATGCTGCGGGAGCTGTGGGAAATCTTGATTCTAAGTACATCACCATCCGCGATGCTCGTTGGGGTTGGAGCCTTCTGAAAGCATTGACATTTGGACTTGGTCCATACTTTTTTATCAACATGCAGTACTTGGTGGTATCCATCCTGGCAGTAGCCATGGGGATTAGTCGGCCTGAG GACTGGCCACCTTTGTTCGGCAAATTGAAGGAGGCTACGACCGTACGCAACTTCTGGGGGACCTTCTGGCACCAAATGCTCCGCAAG TCCCTAAGCACCATCACCGGCGCCTTCGTCGACGTCGTCGGAATCCGCCGTGGGACCAACGCATCGTCCTACACGCAACTCTGGCTCGCGTTTACCATCTCCGGCATGATGCACGCTCTCTCGCAGCTTCTGATGCCCCGCCCTGGGAATGTCACCACCAGCGAAATCGCTGTCGGTATATTCCTGTTCTTCCCGTGGCAGGCACTAGTGATTACGACGGAGGATTTTGTCATTTGGCTCTGGAAGCAATGGTATGGTTCCTATCAGCCTCGATGGGCGCCAGTCGTCGGGTATCTGTGGGTCATAGTCACCTTTTGGATTGCGCTGCCATGGCCTGGCGATTCCCTGTGCCATTTGAAGATGGGGGAGGTGCCTCCTCTGCCATTTACTGTCGTTGCTCCTCTTGTGCAAATGATCCCGGTCCCATAA
- a CDS encoding cytochrome P450: MASESSIPLYDCLIIGGGIAGLSSALSLVRTLHTAVVFDEGIHRNDQAPHLATVPTWDSQDPKRFRDAAKLNILSKYSTVEFANVKLEKVNQLTDGPYKGYFCVWDTKQRQWLGRKVILAMGVEDLLPTIDGFAECWTKGIFHCLVHRGYEERGSASGGVLAIDGDATFFAARHLAFQARNLTDHVVIYTHGNDELAQEVESQLGPCGFRAESRRIEKLVQHPERAQMEVHFEDGQSETVGFIVHRPRTSIRGPFAEQLGVEMTPEGHIKTQFPFNETTVSGVFVAGDAGSQFKIGTQAVVMGAFAAGGVQMQFNKALGKPFLTKVFGHDYVVLPSKYFDDIKRASPQSLSFFQALSDGLNMEASVGHLYASTTEIDVVVKHLNPRLTQLTPLLCDEAEYAIEREVGALPDWKKFNVSNLIAAIVHRTTNRILVGKKLCRNEEYLAITTKFSRSLFISGIFWNFVRLGPLRKLVAWLTIGLHLRDRNAAAKVLLPHVLARRQEKESGVDVATKYPDALQWTIDTAPSFPGDDEPLHQVYHMLHLTFAASSASGVGVTQCLLNVLAYPEYLEPLREEISTVVARHGGWTDKALSQMSLLDSFIRETMRLHPAGSLTVARTVMDDHFRFHDGLTLPKGTNIIAPALAIHYDPDNYEDAHRFDGFRFARYRQKQGENHRWLASTIDQKFLQFGYGNHACPGRFYAIRKIKLVLAKLIMDYDFKWAQPRPVHDRPEDFAIEAQLVAAPDAEILIRSRNLSN, from the exons ATGGCTTCTGAATCCTCGATCCCTCTCTACGACTGCTTGATCATCGGCGGCGGCATTGCGGGCTTGTCGTCCGCACTAAGTCTGGTGCGTACGCTTCACACAGCCGTCGTCTTCGATGAAGGCATCCATCGTAATGACCAGGCGCCTCATCTCGCCACCGTTCCGACCTGGGACAGCCAGGACCCGAAACGCTTCCGTGACGCCGCCAAACTCAACATTCTTTCCAAGTACAGCACAGTTGAATTTGCAAATGTCAAACTAGAAAAGGTGAATCAGCTCACCGATGGACCCTACAAAGGCTATTTCTGTGTCTGGGACACCAAACAGCGACAGTGGTTGGGAAGGAAAGTGATCTTGGCCATGGGAGtggaggatcttcttcctaCGATCGACGGGTTTGCGGAATGCTGGACTAAGGGAAT CTTCCATTGCCTCGTCCATCGGGGCTATGAAGAGCGTGGAAGCGCATCTGGGGGCGTTCTGGCTATCGACGGCGATGccaccttcttcgcagcACGGCATCTCGCTTTCCAGGCGCGGAACCTCACTGATCATGTTGTTATCTACACCCATGGAAATGACGAATTGGCGCAAGAGGTAGAGTCGCAGTTGGGACCTTGCGGCTTCCGGGCTGAGTCGAGACGGATTGAAAAGCTCGTGCAGCACCCTGAACGGGCGCAGATGGAGGTTCACTTCGAGGACGGTCAGTCAGAAACTGTTGGTTTCATCGTGCATCGGCCTCGGACCAGCATTCGTGGGCCATTTGCGGAGCAATTAGGCGTGGAGATGACCCCAGAAGGTCATATCAAGACGCAATTTCCTTTCAATGAGACGACCGTGTCCGGCGTCTTTGTCGCGGGAGACGCCGGGTCGCAATTCAAGATCGGGACGCaggcggtggtgatgggAGCCTTTGCAGCCGGTGGGGTGCAGATGCAA TTCAACAAAGCATTGGGTAAGCCTTTCCTCACGAAAGTATTCGGCCACGACTACGTGGTTCTGCCGTCCAAGTACTTCGATGATATCAAGCGAGCGAGCCCACagagcttgagcttctttcaaGCTCTGAGCGAT GGCCTGAATATGGAGGCTTCAGTCGGCCATCTCTACGCTAGCACGACGGAGATTGACGTGGTTGTCAAGCATTTGAATCCCCGACTTA CCCAACTGACACCATTGCTCTGCGATGAGGCGGAATATGCCATCGAGAGGGAAGTAGGAGCTCTACCCG ACTGGAAAAAGTTCAATGTTTCCAACCTCATCGCCGCCATCGTGCACCGGACTACCAACCGCATTCTCGTGGGAAAAAAACTCTGTCGGAACGAAGAATACCTTGCGATTACCACCAAATTCTCACGATCGCTATTCATCAGCGGTATCTTCTGGAACTTTGTCCGCCTGGGACCGTTACGTAAACTAGTCGCTTGGTTGACCATCGGACTTCATCTGAGGGACCGTAATGCCGCTGCAAAGGTCCTCCTGCCCCATGTTCTTGCTAGACGACAGGAGAAGGAATCCGGCGTCGACGTGGCCACCAAGTACCCCGATGCGCTGCAATGGACCATTGATACGGCTCCGTCCTTTCCCGGCGACGATGAGCCCTTACATCAAGTCTACCATATGTTGCATCTGACCTTTGCAGCGAGTAGTGCGTCAGGTGTTGGCGTCACGCAGTGTCTGCTCAATGTGCTGGCGTATCCAGAGTATCTGGAGCCACTTCGCGAGGAGATCTCTACCGTGGTTGCGAGACATGGCGGCTGGACTGACAAAGCTCTGTCGCAGATGTCCTTACTCGACAGCTTCATCCGGGAAACCATGCGACTTCACCCGGCGGGTTCTT TGACTGTGGCTCGAACAGTCATGGATGACCATTTCCGATTCCATGACGGTCTAACCTTGCCCAAAGGCACAAACATCATCGCACCGGCGCTGGCGATCCACTATGACCCCGACAACTACGAGGACGCCCACCGATTCGACGGATTCCGGTTTGCTAGATATCGTCAGAAGCAAGGAGAGAACCACCGATGGCTTGCGTCAACTATTGACCAGAAGTTTCTTCA ATTCGGCTATGGTAACCATGCTTGTCCGGGCAGATTCTACGCCATTCGCAAGATCAAACTGGTACTGGCGAAGCTGATCATGGATTATGACTTCAAGTGGGCCCAACCGCGCCCTGTTCATGATCGTCCTGAGGACTTCGCCATTGAGGCGCAGTTGGTGGCCGCCCCGGATGCCGAAATCTTGATACGTAGCCGTAACCTGTCTAATTAA